The following coding sequences are from one Kushneria phosphatilytica window:
- a CDS encoding SDR family oxidoreductase, with product MSKQFPAQHQERQPGIEQEMTPKPEIIRADYRGSGKLEGKKALITGGDSGIGRTAAVHFAREGADVAIVYLDEHADAEETKQLVEAEGRQALLISGDITDSAFCQQSVEQTLKAFGAINILVNNAAQQVVREDITEIPDDEWRHIFDVNIHGYFYMTKAVRPHLQAGDTIINTTSINPFVGNAKLMAYTSTKGAITGFTRSLSEALVGEGIRVNEVAPGPIWTPIQPSTMGRFDPTLMETLGEKMPMGRAGQPSELGPAYVFLASKDASYISGHSLHINGGAIIN from the coding sequence ATGAGTAAACAGTTTCCGGCGCAGCACCAGGAACGGCAGCCCGGCATCGAGCAGGAGATGACGCCGAAGCCTGAAATCATTCGTGCGGATTATCGCGGCAGCGGTAAGCTCGAGGGCAAAAAGGCACTGATTACCGGCGGTGACAGCGGTATCGGACGTACCGCCGCCGTACATTTCGCCCGTGAGGGCGCCGATGTGGCCATCGTCTATCTGGACGAGCACGCTGATGCCGAAGAGACGAAACAACTGGTCGAGGCAGAAGGACGCCAGGCACTGCTGATCAGTGGTGATATCACCGATAGTGCCTTTTGCCAGCAGTCGGTCGAGCAGACCCTGAAGGCGTTCGGGGCGATCAATATTCTGGTCAACAACGCCGCTCAGCAGGTGGTGCGCGAGGATATTACCGAGATCCCGGATGATGAATGGCGGCATATCTTTGACGTCAACATCCATGGCTATTTCTACATGACCAAAGCGGTACGGCCACACCTGCAGGCCGGTGACACCATCATTAACACCACGTCGATCAATCCCTTCGTGGGTAACGCAAAGCTGATGGCCTATACCTCGACCAAGGGGGCGATCACCGGCTTTACGCGTTCGCTCTCGGAGGCATTGGTGGGCGAAGGCATCCGGGTCAACGAAGTGGCTCCGGGCCCCATCTGGACCCCCATTCAGCCTTCCACCATGGGGCGCTTCGATCCCACGCTGATGGAAACCCTGGGTGAAAAAATGCCGATGGGACGAGCGGGTCAGCCCAGTGAACTGGGGCCGGCCTATGTCTTTCTGGCCTCGAAGGATGCGTCCTATATCAGTGGTCACTCGCTGCACATCAATGGCGGCGCCATCATCAACTGA
- a CDS encoding SDR family oxidoreductase, producing MSEQIPPQQQDRQPGVEGEMTPPAEFIRDDYQGSGKLRGRVAIVTGGDSGIGRAVALHFAREGADVVIPYLDEHEDASETKRRVEAEGRHCLLLDGDLSQAAFCRDVVARTIDQFDRLDVLVNNAARQELHDDPEATSDEEWLTTFDVNIHAYFYMAKAALPHLRRSGGTIINSTSVNAYAGHPKLLAYTTTKGAISGFTRALSQMTVGDGVRVNQVAPGPIWTPLIPSTMGQFDTDMVEDFGAQSPMGRAGQPSELGPAYVYLASRDSSYVSGQTIHVNGGMIVNG from the coding sequence ATGAGTGAGCAGATTCCACCTCAGCAACAGGATCGTCAGCCGGGCGTGGAAGGTGAAATGACGCCGCCGGCTGAATTCATCCGCGATGATTACCAGGGCAGTGGCAAGCTGCGTGGACGGGTCGCCATCGTCACGGGTGGGGATAGCGGCATCGGCCGGGCCGTGGCACTGCACTTCGCCCGTGAGGGGGCGGATGTCGTGATCCCCTATCTCGATGAGCATGAAGATGCCAGCGAGACGAAAAGACGGGTCGAGGCGGAAGGCCGGCACTGTCTGCTGCTCGATGGCGATCTGAGCCAGGCGGCATTCTGCCGCGATGTGGTGGCGCGTACCATCGATCAGTTCGACCGGCTTGATGTCCTGGTCAACAATGCAGCGCGTCAGGAGCTGCATGATGATCCCGAGGCGACTTCGGACGAAGAGTGGCTGACCACCTTCGATGTCAATATCCACGCCTACTTCTACATGGCGAAGGCAGCGCTGCCGCATTTGCGGCGCAGCGGCGGTACCATCATCAATTCCACCTCGGTCAACGCTTACGCCGGCCATCCGAAACTGCTGGCCTATACCACGACCAAGGGTGCGATTTCGGGCTTCACCCGGGCGTTGTCACAGATGACCGTGGGGGATGGTGTCAGGGTCAATCAGGTCGCCCCGGGACCGATCTGGACGCCGTTGATTCCTTCCACCATGGGGCAGTTCGATACTGATATGGTCGAGGATTTCGGCGCCCAGTCGCCGATGGGCCGCGCCGGCCAGCCCAGTGAACTGGGACCTGCTTATGTCTATCTCGCCAGCCGGGACAGCAGTTATGTCAGCGGTCAGACCATTCACGTCAATGGCGGCATGATCGTCAACGGCTGA
- a CDS encoding phosphatase PAP2 family protein has translation MSSITHIKHTVKRPADSRDLRTGSVALALVILTTFVTVALPLLPVERDAMLFINQFAHRSVLVDHFFGVLSGYSFFSGAPLLALVCWAWFDNEEFAERTRILTGIVAAFGSAALTRLMQMFMPQHPRPIHTEGLDFTLPYTVHADTLQGWSSFPSDHAAVYAGLGLVLWRTLPRLPATFAVLLAALLCFTRIYLGYHFITDIIGGAALGMLTVCIASWQGFQQIGGWIAQFSRTRPGAFYALAFMMAYGIATLFIGLRSVISGLFAHL, from the coding sequence ATGTCGTCGATCACCCATATCAAGCATACGGTGAAGCGCCCAGCCGATTCTCGCGATTTACGTACTGGCTCCGTGGCACTGGCACTGGTGATCCTGACGACCTTTGTCACCGTCGCACTGCCGCTGTTGCCCGTTGAGCGTGATGCCATGCTCTTTATCAACCAGTTTGCCCATCGTAGCGTGCTGGTGGATCACTTTTTTGGCGTCCTTTCCGGCTACAGCTTTTTCTCCGGGGCACCGTTGCTGGCCCTGGTGTGCTGGGCCTGGTTCGATAATGAAGAGTTTGCTGAACGAACCCGGATATTGACCGGCATTGTGGCGGCTTTCGGCTCGGCAGCGCTGACGCGGCTGATGCAGATGTTCATGCCGCAGCATCCGCGCCCGATTCATACCGAGGGGCTGGATTTTACCCTGCCTTACACGGTACATGCCGATACGCTGCAGGGCTGGAGTTCGTTCCCCAGTGATCATGCTGCCGTGTACGCCGGGCTGGGGCTGGTACTGTGGCGCACTCTACCGCGATTGCCGGCGACATTTGCCGTACTGCTGGCGGCCCTTTTGTGCTTCACTCGCATCTATCTCGGCTACCACTTTATTACCGATATCATTGGTGGCGCGGCACTGGGCATGCTGACCGTCTGTATTGCGAGCTGGCAGGGCTTCCAGCAGATCGGAGGCTGGATTGCCCAATTCAGCCGCACCCGCCCCGGTGCCTTCTATGCGCTTGCCTTCATGATGGCCTATGGTATTGCCACCCTGTTCATCGGGCTGCGCTCGGTGATCTCCGGCCTGTTCGCACATCTCTGA
- a CDS encoding NAD(P)-dependent oxidoreductase, with product MIIMSPSFLSGLAELPRAGQTVRRENRYREEFMSTQPTVAVLGLGAMGYAFAANLISAGLPTRVWNRTRSKAENLGRNGATVCNSPREAAESADVVITMVPDAPTTEEVLLGDNGALEGLKQQGVVAQMGTIGVEPTEQLIRRVKDKRPDVVFIDAPVSGTKAPAEQGQVVVLASGDRDAAPGIEPVFEAISKAVKWQGQAGAGSRMKLVVNAWLIHMMEGVAETAQLAEQLGFSIDDFWNTLDGGPLAAPYVKVKLGMIDSGNFDAQMALEWGLKDARLALEAAGDLDMPALRRISETWSKAVDAGHGDADISIIYHYLKNRG from the coding sequence ATGATCATCATGTCTCCCTCCTTTCTGTCCGGACTGGCCGAATTGCCCCGAGCGGGCCAGACTGTTCGGCGAGAGAACCGTTACCGAGAGGAGTTCATGAGTACACAACCCACCGTGGCCGTACTGGGCCTGGGCGCCATGGGCTACGCCTTTGCTGCCAACCTGATCAGTGCCGGCCTGCCCACTCGCGTCTGGAATCGCACCCGCAGCAAGGCGGAGAACCTCGGGCGCAACGGCGCCACCGTCTGCAACAGCCCCCGTGAAGCGGCTGAGAGCGCTGATGTGGTGATCACCATGGTCCCCGACGCGCCTACCACTGAAGAAGTGCTGCTGGGCGATAACGGCGCCCTGGAGGGTCTGAAACAGCAGGGCGTGGTCGCCCAGATGGGCACCATCGGCGTTGAGCCCACCGAACAGCTGATTCGCCGGGTCAAGGATAAGCGCCCGGATGTAGTGTTCATTGATGCCCCCGTGTCGGGCACCAAGGCACCGGCCGAACAGGGCCAGGTGGTGGTGCTGGCCAGCGGTGATCGCGACGCTGCACCCGGCATCGAACCGGTATTCGAAGCCATCAGCAAGGCCGTCAAATGGCAGGGTCAGGCCGGTGCCGGCTCACGCATGAAGCTGGTCGTCAACGCCTGGCTGATCCACATGATGGAAGGCGTGGCCGAAACCGCGCAGCTCGCCGAGCAGCTCGGCTTCTCCATCGATGATTTCTGGAACACCCTGGACGGCGGGCCGCTGGCTGCACCCTACGTGAAGGTCAAGCTGGGCATGATCGACAGCGGCAATTTCGACGCTCAGATGGCGCTGGAGTGGGGCCTCAAGGACGCCCGACTGGCCCTGGAAGCAGCCGGCGATCTCGACATGCCTGCGCTCAGACGCATCAGCGAGACCTGGTCGAAGGCCGTCGATGCCGGCCATGGTGACGCCGATATCTCGATCATCTATCACTACCTGAAAAACCGCGGCTGA
- a CDS encoding Na+/H+ antiporter NhaC family protein: MNPEAQRGADPDKGAELPTLSFRLGALGAAIPLIFFVIWAITTSILKLSSEIGLVMGAILGLTLGLFFCKSRWEAYAQGLFSGMTQSVGVVAVVAWFYAGMFAQVLQAGGLVDGLVWLGGISGATGGWFTALTFLLAAIFSTAVGTGYGTTVAFCTLMYPAGVALNCDPVILFGAILAGAIFGDNLAPVSDTTIVSAATQEADVPGVVRSRFKYSIMAALPSLLLFLLLGGGGHNNAAEAGALQDVMQSVDPSGLIMLIPFALVLALALTGQHLITSLTWGILAASALIILPDFGAADRILAFDRSSDSMITGALVQGVSGYVNMAILILLIVAASHLMKLGGTMEALTQRLIQWIKTSVRRAELANWAIVALLNTAITINTAAEIAAAPFVRELGKRYNIHRYRRANMLDAVTSALGYIFPWGAPVLLGWSTIQTMQQQYDWLPVVAPTSVFPFVFQGWFLLFIMLFAALTSWGLTFEDRQGNEMSTRPVTDS; this comes from the coding sequence ATGAATCCAGAGGCACAGCGCGGCGCCGATCCTGACAAGGGCGCCGAGCTGCCGACGCTGAGTTTTCGACTCGGCGCTCTTGGTGCAGCCATCCCCCTGATCTTTTTTGTCATCTGGGCCATTACGACCAGTATCCTGAAACTTTCCTCGGAAATCGGCCTGGTCATGGGGGCCATTCTGGGCCTGACCCTGGGGCTGTTTTTCTGTAAAAGTCGCTGGGAAGCCTACGCTCAGGGGCTTTTCAGCGGTATGACCCAATCAGTCGGTGTCGTGGCCGTGGTGGCCTGGTTTTATGCCGGCATGTTTGCCCAGGTGCTGCAGGCCGGCGGACTGGTTGACGGTCTGGTCTGGCTGGGCGGCATATCGGGGGCTACCGGTGGCTGGTTCACGGCGCTGACCTTTCTGCTGGCCGCGATATTTTCGACCGCCGTGGGTACCGGTTACGGCACCACGGTCGCCTTCTGCACGCTCATGTATCCGGCGGGTGTGGCACTGAATTGCGATCCCGTCATCCTGTTCGGCGCGATTCTGGCCGGCGCCATTTTCGGGGACAATCTGGCGCCCGTCTCCGATACCACCATCGTTTCCGCGGCCACCCAGGAGGCTGATGTCCCGGGCGTGGTTCGCAGCCGCTTCAAATATTCCATCATGGCCGCCCTGCCCAGCCTGCTGCTGTTCCTGCTGCTGGGTGGCGGGGGTCACAATAATGCTGCCGAAGCCGGCGCATTACAGGATGTCATGCAGTCGGTCGATCCCTCCGGCCTGATCATGCTGATACCGTTTGCACTGGTGCTGGCTCTGGCGCTGACCGGGCAGCATCTGATCACCTCGCTGACCTGGGGCATTCTGGCTGCCTCGGCACTCATCATCCTTCCGGACTTCGGGGCCGCCGACCGGATACTGGCCTTTGATCGCAGTAGTGACAGCATGATCACCGGCGCCCTGGTCCAGGGGGTGTCGGGCTACGTCAACATGGCCATTCTGATCCTGCTGATCGTGGCGGCATCGCACCTGATGAAGCTGGGCGGCACCATGGAAGCCTTGACCCAGCGCCTGATCCAATGGATCAAAACCTCGGTACGCCGGGCAGAACTGGCCAACTGGGCCATCGTGGCGCTACTCAATACGGCCATCACCATCAATACCGCAGCCGAAATCGCTGCTGCCCCCTTCGTTCGGGAACTGGGCAAGCGCTACAACATTCACCGCTACCGGCGTGCCAACATGCTGGATGCCGTGACTTCGGCCCTCGGCTATATCTTCCCCTGGGGCGCACCGGTACTGCTGGGCTGGAGTACGATCCAGACCATGCAGCAACAGTATGACTGGCTGCCGGTGGTTGCGCCGACGTCGGTCTTCCCGTTTGTCTTTCAGGGCTGGTTTTTGCTGTTCATCATGCTGTTTGCCGCTTTGACCAGCTGGGGATTGACGTTCGAGGATCGCCAGGGCAACGAGATGAGCACACGTCCGGTCACCGACTCATAA
- the serA gene encoding phosphoglycerate dehydrogenase: MAKTSLDKSKIRILLLEGIHQSAVDNLHNAGYTNIERLSTSLNEEDLIEKIHDVHFIGIRSRTQLNERVIAAADKLTAIGCFCIGTNQVDLDAALERGIPVFNAPFSNTRSVAELVLAESIMMLRGIPEKNARAHEGGWLKSASNSFEARGKTLGIVGYGSIGAQLSVMAESVGLNVIYYDVVTKLGMGNARQVGSLEELLARADIVTLHVPETPSTRWMIGREQLALMKQGSYFINASRGTVVDIEALAEVLDSGQLLGAAVDVFPVEPKGNGEEFVSPLRRFDNVIITPHIGGSTVEAQENIGVEVSEKLVTFSDNGTTITSVNFPEVALPSHPDKHRLLHIHKNVPGVLSEINRVLGNEGINISAQYLQTNEKVGYVVIDVDKAYGQQALHALREVEHTLRTRVLYSGLDHH; this comes from the coding sequence GGCATTCACCAGTCCGCCGTGGACAACCTGCACAACGCCGGTTATACCAACATCGAGCGACTGTCGACGTCACTGAACGAAGAGGATCTGATCGAGAAGATCCACGATGTTCATTTCATCGGTATCCGTTCGCGGACGCAATTGAACGAACGCGTCATTGCTGCGGCGGACAAGCTGACCGCCATCGGCTGCTTCTGCATCGGCACCAACCAGGTCGATCTCGATGCAGCACTGGAGCGCGGCATCCCGGTCTTCAATGCCCCCTTCTCCAATACCCGCTCGGTAGCAGAACTGGTGCTCGCCGAAAGCATCATGATGCTGCGAGGTATTCCCGAAAAGAATGCCCGCGCTCATGAGGGCGGCTGGCTGAAATCCGCCAGCAACTCGTTCGAGGCACGCGGCAAGACACTGGGCATCGTGGGCTATGGCAGCATCGGCGCCCAGCTCTCGGTAATGGCAGAATCGGTTGGCCTCAATGTCATTTATTATGACGTGGTGACCAAACTGGGCATGGGTAATGCCCGTCAGGTTGGTAGCCTCGAGGAGCTGCTGGCCCGTGCCGATATTGTCACCCTGCACGTACCGGAAACACCTTCCACCCGGTGGATGATCGGGCGCGAGCAACTGGCACTGATGAAGCAGGGCAGCTATTTCATCAACGCCTCGCGTGGCACCGTGGTCGATATCGAAGCGCTCGCCGAAGTGCTTGATTCCGGCCAGCTGCTGGGCGCCGCTGTCGATGTCTTTCCGGTCGAGCCCAAGGGCAATGGCGAAGAGTTCGTCTCTCCGTTGCGCCGTTTCGACAATGTCATCATTACGCCGCACATCGGTGGTTCCACAGTAGAAGCCCAGGAGAATATCGGCGTCGAAGTCTCCGAAAAACTGGTCACCTTCTCCGATAATGGCACCACCATTACCTCGGTCAACTTCCCCGAGGTGGCCCTGCCCTCCCACCCCGACAAGCACCGCCTGCTGCACATTCACAAGAACGTGCCCGGCGTACTGTCCGAGATCAACCGGGTGCTTGGCAACGAGGGCATCAACATCTCCGCCCAGTACCTGCAGACCAACGAGAAGGTCGGCTATGTCGTCATCGACGTCGACAAGGCCTATGGTCAGCAGGCGCTGCATGCGCTGCGCGAGGTCGAGCATACCCTGCGCACGCGGGTGCTCTACTCGGGTCTCGACCACCACTGA